A single region of the Ficedula albicollis isolate OC2 chromosome 11, FicAlb1.5, whole genome shotgun sequence genome encodes:
- the ST3GAL2 gene encoding CMP-N-acetylneuraminate-beta-galactosamide-alpha-2,3-sialyltransferase 2 — translation MKCSLRFCFLSTAFLLVFVMSLLFTYSHHSIAYLDPGGLGGIHRVKLVPGYAGMQRLSKGGPFPRGCSCRRCPPEEPGAADWFDGRYDGTVSPVWTKENMDLPPDVQRWWMMLQPQFKSHNTHEVLSKLFQIVPGEDPYRSRDPRRCRRCAVVGNSGNLRGSGYGPEIDGHDFVMRMNQAPTVGFEGDVGGRTTHHFMYPESAKNLPANVSFVLVPFKTLDLLWIASALSTGQIRFTYAPVKPFLRVDKEKVQIYNPAFFKYIHDRWTEHHGRYPSTGMLVLFFALHVCDEVNVFGFGADSRGNWHHYWENNRYAGEFRKTGVHDADFEAHIIDMLAKTSKIEVYRGN, via the exons ATGAAGTGCTCGTTGCGCTTCTGCTTCCTCTCGACCGCCTTCCTGCTCGTCTTCGTCATGTCCCTCCTCTTCACCTACTCCCACCACAGCATCGCCTACCTGGACCCCGGCGGGCTGGGCGGCATCCACCGGGTGAAGCTGGTGCCCGGCTATGCCGGGATGCAGCGGCTCAGCAAAGGGGGGCCGTTCCcccggggctgctcctgccGCCGCTGCCCGCCCGAGGAACCCGGGGCCGCCGACTGGTTTGACGGGCGCTATGACGGAACCGTGTCCCCAGTGTGGACCAAGGAGAACATGGACCTACCGCCCGACGTGCAGAGGTGGTGGATG ATGCTGCAGCCCCAGTTCAAGTCCCACAACACCCACGAGGTACTGAGCAAGCTCTTCCAGATCGTGCCGGGCGAGGATCCCTACCGCTCCCGTGACCCGCGCCGCTGCCGCCGCTGTGCCGTGGTCGGCAACTCAGGCAACCTCCGCGGCTCGGGTTACGGACCGGAGATCGACGGGCACGACTTTGTGATGCG GATGAACCAGGCCCCCACAGTGGGCTTTGAGGGCGATGTGGGTGGTCGGACCACGCATCACTTCATGTATCCCGAGAGTGCCAAGAATCTTCCCGCCAACGTCAGCTTTGTGCTCGTGCCCTTCAAAACCCTGGACCTGCTCTGGATCGCCAGTGCCCTCTCCACCGGCCAGATCAGGTT CACATACGCACCTGTGAAGCCTTTTCTGCGTGTGGACAAAGAAAAG GTGCAGATCTACAATCCTGCCTTCTTCAAGTACATCCACGACCGCTGGACGGAACACCATGGGCGTTACCCCTCCACTGGCATGCTGGTGCTCTTCTTTGCCCTCCATGTCTGCGATGAG GTGAACGTCTTTGGGTTCGGTGCTGACAGCCGGGGGAACTGGCACCACTACTGGGAGAACAACCGCTACGCCGGGGAGTTCCGGAAGACGGGGGTGCACGATGCCGACTTCGAGGCACACATCATCGACATGCTGGCCAAAACCAGCAAGATCGAGGTTTACCGGGGAAACTGA